A single Phragmites australis chromosome 4, lpPhrAust1.1, whole genome shotgun sequence DNA region contains:
- the LOC133915400 gene encoding mitotic checkpoint protein BUB3.3 isoform X2, with product MARRSLAGGATAGAVSRVRFAPSSNNLLVSSWDSGLRLYDADAGTLRFKAETEAALLDCCFEDESAALVCGSDGSVRRYDFGSGAQDTVGLHGDMVACIEFSQMTGQVVTGSLDKKLQFWDMKKRSVNPSSTITLDSDVASLSICGMYILAAVARNVYFYDIRNLTGPVREKDCPLEYHIRCLQASPEWNGYVAGSVDGVVALKYLDCGTDGDTGYAFRCHPNSRNGRSDLVSINCIAVHPCKKTFLTGDDEGYTIAWDAQSKKKLLVLPSYSGSVASMAYNHSGQLLAVAPNYYQEVDKVVEKHHIFIETVENLKGKSRLV from the exons ATGGCGAGGCGGAGCCTGGCGGGCGGCGCCACCGCCGGCGCCGTCTCCCGGGTTCGGTTCGCTCCCTCCTCCAACAACCTGCTCGTCTCCTCGTGGGATTCG GGACTGCGGCTGTACGACGCCGACGCGGGCACACTCCGGTTCAAGgcggagacggaggcggcgcTTCTCGACTGCTGCTTCGAGGATGAGTCCGCGGCGTTGGTTTGCGGCTCTGATGGATCTGTGAGAAG GTATGACTTCGGCTCAGGTGCTCAGGATACAGTGGGACTCCATGGAGATATGGTTGCCTGCATTGAGTTCTCCCAGATGACTG gtcaagttgtgactgGCAGCCTTGACAAGAAGCTACAGTTTTGGGATATGAAAAAAAGAAGTGTAAACCCTAGCAGCACTATAACCTTAGATTCAGATGTGGCATCACTTTCAATATGTGGCATGTATATACTAGCCGCAGTTGCAAGAAATGTTTATTTTTATGACATTAGGAATCTAACCGGGCCAGTTAGAGAAAAAGACTGTCCTCTAGAGTATCACATACGATGCCTTCAAGCTTCTCCAGAGTGGAATG GTTATGTTGCTGGCTCTGTGGATGGAGTTGTCGCATTGAAGTATCTTGATTGTGGAACAGATGGTGATACAGG GTACGCTTTCCGATGTCATCCAAATTCCAGAAATGGAAGATCGGATCTGGTTTCCATAAATTGCATCGCAGTTCATCCTTG CAAGAAAACTTTTCTTACTGGAGATGATGAAGGATACACTATTGCCTGGGATGCTCAATCAAAAAAGAAACTGCTTGTG CTTCCAAGCTATTCGGGCAGTGTGGCATCAATGGCTTATAACCATAGTGGCCAACTTTTGGCGGTTGCTCCAAACTATTATCAAGAAGTGGATAAAGT GGTGGAGAAGCACCATATATTCATTGAAACGGTGGAGAACTTAAAAGGGAAGTCTCGTTTGGTGTAA
- the LOC133915400 gene encoding mitotic checkpoint protein BUB3.3 isoform X1 yields MARRSLAGGATAGAVSRVRFAPSSNNLLVSSWDSGLRLYDADAGTLRFKAETEAALLDCCFEDESAALVCGSDGSVRRYDFGSGAQDTVGLHGDMVACIEFSQMTGQVVTGSLDKKLQFWDMKKRSVNPSSTITLDSDVASLSICGMYILAAVARNVYFYDIRNLTGPVREKDCPLEYHIRCLQASPEWNGYVAGSVDGVVALKYLDCGTDGDTGYAFRCHPNSRNGRSDLVSINCIAVHPCSKKTFLTGDDEGYTIAWDAQSKKKLLVLPSYSGSVASMAYNHSGQLLAVAPNYYQEVDKVVEKHHIFIETVENLKGKSRLV; encoded by the exons ATGGCGAGGCGGAGCCTGGCGGGCGGCGCCACCGCCGGCGCCGTCTCCCGGGTTCGGTTCGCTCCCTCCTCCAACAACCTGCTCGTCTCCTCGTGGGATTCG GGACTGCGGCTGTACGACGCCGACGCGGGCACACTCCGGTTCAAGgcggagacggaggcggcgcTTCTCGACTGCTGCTTCGAGGATGAGTCCGCGGCGTTGGTTTGCGGCTCTGATGGATCTGTGAGAAG GTATGACTTCGGCTCAGGTGCTCAGGATACAGTGGGACTCCATGGAGATATGGTTGCCTGCATTGAGTTCTCCCAGATGACTG gtcaagttgtgactgGCAGCCTTGACAAGAAGCTACAGTTTTGGGATATGAAAAAAAGAAGTGTAAACCCTAGCAGCACTATAACCTTAGATTCAGATGTGGCATCACTTTCAATATGTGGCATGTATATACTAGCCGCAGTTGCAAGAAATGTTTATTTTTATGACATTAGGAATCTAACCGGGCCAGTTAGAGAAAAAGACTGTCCTCTAGAGTATCACATACGATGCCTTCAAGCTTCTCCAGAGTGGAATG GTTATGTTGCTGGCTCTGTGGATGGAGTTGTCGCATTGAAGTATCTTGATTGTGGAACAGATGGTGATACAGG GTACGCTTTCCGATGTCATCCAAATTCCAGAAATGGAAGATCGGATCTGGTTTCCATAAATTGCATCGCAGTTCATCCTTG CAGCAAGAAAACTTTTCTTACTGGAGATGATGAAGGATACACTATTGCCTGGGATGCTCAATCAAAAAAGAAACTGCTTGTG CTTCCAAGCTATTCGGGCAGTGTGGCATCAATGGCTTATAACCATAGTGGCCAACTTTTGGCGGTTGCTCCAAACTATTATCAAGAAGTGGATAAAGT GGTGGAGAAGCACCATATATTCATTGAAACGGTGGAGAACTTAAAAGGGAAGTCTCGTTTGGTGTAA